A genome region from Erythrolamprus reginae isolate rEryReg1 chromosome 4, rEryReg1.hap1, whole genome shotgun sequence includes the following:
- the OLIG1 gene encoding oligodendrocyte transcription factor 1, whose amino-acid sequence MLRQHFSYELVRYAQAPPASLSKQAEENRPDFATEPLQALSGTGGTSGRAGGGGKSEQQQLRRKINSRERKRMQDLNLAMDALREVILPYSTAHCQSSPGRKLSKIATLLLARNYILLLGSSLQELRRIIGEISGSSGPRLLLAGLPLFAAAAGPVLLTPSPMSHLHHHHHHHADRLRPASKYLPATVEEQQQQCGQVQGPDGAALCSCSACKFPHLFPSAFGVAAVQT is encoded by the coding sequence ATGTTGAGGCAACACTTCTCCTACGAGCTGGTTCGCTACGCGCAGGCCCCTCCCGCCTCGCTTTCCAAACAAGCGGAGGAAAACAGGCCGGACTTCGCCACGGAGCCGCTCCAGGCGCTATCCGGGACTGGAGGAAccagcggccgggcgggcggcggCGGCAAAAGCGAGCAGCAGCAACTGCGGAGAAAGATCAACAGCCGCGAGCGGAAGCGGATGCAAGACCTGAACTTGGCCATGGACGCCCTGCGGGAGGTGATCCTGCCTTACTCGACGGCTCACTGCCAGAGCTCGCCGGGGCGGAAGCTCTCCAAGATCGCCACGCTGCTCTTGGCTCGGAATTACATCCTTTTGCTGGGCAGCTCCTTGCAAGAGCTCCGGAGGATCATCGGGGAGATCAGCGGCTCCTCGGGGCCCAGGCTGTTGCTAGCCGGACTGCCTCTTTTTGCCGCCGCCGCCGGCCCGGTGCTGCTAACGCCGAGCCCGATGAGCCACCTgcatcaccaccatcaccaccacgcGGACAGGCTGCGACCGGCCAGCAAATACCTCCCGGCGACCgtggaggagcagcagcagcagtgcggCCAAGTGCAGGGCCCCGACGGGGCGGCCCTTTGCTCCTGCTCCGCTTGCAAGTTCCCTCACTTGTTCCCTTCCGCCTTCGGGGTGGCCGCCGTGCAGACTTAA